A window of the Henckelia pumila isolate YLH828 chromosome 3, ASM3356847v2, whole genome shotgun sequence genome harbors these coding sequences:
- the LOC140892832 gene encoding protein S40-6-like, with the protein MGKGRTLITSRSERYLGSLENNLGQGTANGASELGEDEVWSVVDSTENGDDHSANWGWSSRASIESNGSFGGYRSRRPPPPSDHHRQLGGLSLAFDDSSNSSSSPRILHQFRGQDGVGESPRGLHMAASAPVNVPDWSKIYRVDSVESLHELDDGLNDYDPGVVVPPHEYLAREYARSRKSAANSVFEGVGRTLKGRDLSRVRDAVWSQTRFDG; encoded by the coding sequence ATGGGAAAAGGTCGAACACTTATTACCAGCCGCAGTGAACGCTATTTGGGAAGTCTTGAAAACAACCTCGGCCAGGGAACTGCCAACGGTGCGTCGGAACTGGGAGAGGATGAAGTTTGGTCGGTAGTTGACAGCACAGAAAACGGGGATGATCACTCGGCAAACTGGGGATGGAGTTCACGCGCTTCCATTGAGAGCAACGGAAGCTTCGGTGGCTACCGGAGCCGCCGCCCGCCTCCGCCATCCGACCACCACCGCCAGCTCGGAGGTTTGTCGCTGGCTTTCGACGATTCCAGCAACTCCTCATCGTCACCAAGGATCTTGCACCAATTCCGTGGACAAGACGGCGTGGGGGAATCTCCACGTGGCCTCCACATGGCGGCGTCAGCGCCAGTGAACGTACCTGATTGGTCCAAGATTTATCGGGTCGACTCGGTCGAGTCCCTGCACGAGTTGGACGACGGGTTGAACGACTATGACCCGGGCGTCGTCGTGCCACCACACGAGTATCTCGCGCGTGAGTACGCACGGAGCCGGAAAAGCGCGGCCAACTCGGTGTTCGAGGGCGTGGGGCGAACCTTAAAGGGACGAGATCTCAGCCGAGTCCGTGATGCAGTGTGGAGCCAGACCCGATTTGACGGCTGA
- the LOC140886776 gene encoding polyadenylate-binding protein RBP45-like — protein sequence MMQPPNSNVPSHMAQPPQYQQYPQQQPSHQWMSQPPQQPQYHVPPPPQQPPASAYYYQQQPQQSMYAPAPASQARPVAEDGIRSLWIGDLQYWMDEQYLISCFGTAGEVVSAKVIRNKQTGQPESYGFIEFVSHAAAERNLQTFNGTLMPNMDQPFRLNWASMGAGEKRDDSPEYTIFVGDLASDVTDYMLIETFRPSYPSVKGAKVVTDAVTGRPKGYGFVRFGDETEQLRAMTEMNGMFCSSRPMRIGAAANKQKVGNQNKASFQTSQGVASEDDPTNTTIFVGNLDSNVTDEQLRQLFGHFGQLLHVKIPAGKRCGFVQFSDRRCAEQAINILNGTQLGGQSIRLSWGRSPSNKQVDPNQWNGGYYGYTSGYETYGYTQPAQDPNFYYAGYTGYGDYPPPAQQQQQQPQ from the exons ATGATGCAGCCGCCGAACTCCAACGTCCCATCTCATATGGCTCAGCCTCCTCAATACCAGCAATACCCTCAACAACAGCCATCTCATCAATGGATGTCGCAGCCACCGCAACAACCGCAATACCATGTCCCTCCGCCGCCGCAGCAGCCACCCGCTTCTGCCTACTATTACCAGCAGCAGCCGCAACAGTCTATGTACGCCCCGGCGCCGGCGTCACAGGCGCGGCCCGTGGCGGAAGACGGGATCCGGAGTCTCTGGATTGGTGATCTGCAGTATTGGATGGACGAGCAGTATTTGATCAGCTGTTTCGGCACTGCCGGGGAG GTGGTATCTGCTAAAGTCATACGTAACAAGCAAACCGGCCAGCCAGAAAGTTATGGCTTTATTGAATTTGTCAGCCATGCTGCTGCAGAAAGGAACCTTCAGACGTTTAATGGAACTCTCATGCCCAATATGGATCAACCATTTAGACTGAACTGGGCATCTATGGGAGCTGGTGAAAAACGTGACGATTCCCCTGAATACACAATTTTTGTCGGAGATTTGGCATCTGATGTTACTGATTATATGCTTATAGAAACTTTTAGGCCATCTTATCCTTCTGTTAAGGGTGCAAAGGTTGTCACAGATGCGGTAACTGGGCGTCCAAAGGGCTATGGTTTCGTGAGATTTGGTGATGAAACTGAACAATTGCGTGCCATGACTGAGATGAATGGAATGTTTTGTTCCTCTAGGCCGATGCGAATTGGTGCAGCTGCTAATAAACAAAAAGTTGGGAATCAGAACAAAG CATCATTCCAGACATCACAAGGGGTGGCAAGTGAggatgatccaactaacaccaCT ATATTTGTTGGGAATTTGGATTCTAATGTCACAGATGAGCAATTAAGACAGTTGTTTGGGCATTTTGGACAGTTGCTCCACGTGAAAATACCTGCAGGCAAACGTTGTGGATTTGTTCAGTTTAGTGATAG AAGATGCGCTGAACAagctataaatattttaaatggaACCCAGTTGGGAGGACAAAGCATTCGACTCTCTTGGGGTCGTAGTCCGTCAAACAAACAG GTCGATCCGAATCAGTGGAATGGTGGATACTATGGATATACCTCTGGTTATGAAACCTATGGGTATACTCAACCAGCCCAGGATCCAAACTTCTACTATGCAGGGTACACTGGATACGGGGACTACCCACCACCggcgcagcagcagcagcagcagcctCAG TGA